One Nocardia huaxiensis genomic window, AACAGCGTGCCCATGGCGCCACTGGCGATGCGCGCCCGATTGCCCTCGGCCATCTCCGGCACCGGCACCATGGACGGGCTCTCCAGCACGAACTCGATAGCGGGCTGCGCGGCCGGCCCGACCGTGATCCAGCGCGCGCCCTCGATGAACGGCATGTCCTGCCGCACCTCGAGCCCGATCACGTCACGGTAGAACTCCAGCGCCTCCTGCTGGTCGCCGACGAGCACGGAAACATGGGTCAGGGTCAGATCTTTGGCGGTCATCGCAGGTCTCTTCTCTGTGTGGACTCAGTGTCATCGGGGTAGACGACACCCGGTTCACAAACTAATCGGTCTGCAACCCGGTGTGGGTGTCAGTGTCCGGCGCGCTCGGCCGTCGGCGACCTCGGCGGCATCCCCTGAGCGTGTTGTCGGTCAGAGGCGTGTGGCGGTGTGGACGAGGTCGGCTACGGCCGTGGATCTGCTGTGGGGTGGCCAGGCGATGACGGTGGTGACGAGTGGTGCGTCGGGTACGGGAACGACGGCGTGATCGTCGCGCAGCTGGGTTCGCAGCGACTCGGGCACGACCGCGCAGGCCAGGCCGAGGGCGATCAGTTGGAGGAGCTGGGTGTGGTCGCGCACCTGCGGGCCAGGGCCGTCCGGGTAGCTGCCATCCCGTGCGGGCCAGCGCGGGAGGGGGAGGTTCGTACGGGTGGAGACCTCGGCGGAGGAGATGTGGGTGCGGTTGGCGAGGGGATGGCCTGCGGGCAGGACCACGACCTGTGGTTCGGTGTACAGGTCCTCGGTGTCGAATCCGGCTGTGGTGTCGTAGGGGCGGTGCAGCAGGGCGACGTCGGCTCGCCCGGTGCGCAGCAGGCCCTCCGTCCGGCCGGGGCCGCACAGCATCACCTCGACCGTCACGGCGCCCGGTTCGGCGGCGTAGGCGTGCAGCAGCTTCGACAACAGCTCGGTGGATGCTCCGGCCTTGGCGGCCAGCACGATTCCGGGCCGGTCGGCCGCGGCGCGGCGGGTTCGCCGTTCTGCGGCTTCGACCGCTTCGAGGGCGAGCCGAGCCTCCTGTAGCAGGACCGATCCGGCGTCGGTCAGGCTGATGGCGCGCGAAGTGCGGTGCAGCAGAACGACTCCGAGCCGCCGTTCGAGTTGCTGGATGGCTCGCGAGAGTGGCGGCTGCGCGATCGCGAGACGTTGCGCCGCCCGCCCGAAGTGCAATTCCTCCGCGACGGCGACGAAGTATCGCAACTCCCGAGTCTCCACGCGGGTGATGGTATCCGGCGCTGACCGCGATCGATACCCGTGCGGTATCGACGCCCACTCGATCGGTCTTGGACGCCGCACTCGCCGGTCCCGCAGGATCGGCGGGGTGAGCGAACAGACGATCGCGCTGGTGACCGGCGCGAACAAGGGAATCGGATACGAGATCGCTTCGGGCCTGGGCGCACTCGGCTGGCGGATCGGGGTGGGTGCACGCGACCCCCGGCGCCGC contains:
- a CDS encoding VOC family protein, coding for MTAKDLTLTHVSVLVGDQQEALEFYRDVIGLEVRQDMPFIEGARWITVGPAAQPAIEFVLESPSMVPVPEMAEGNRARIASGAMGTLFFATEDVDATFARLSEAGVPVEQPLVDQPYGVRDCGFRDPWGNHLRFAQPLG
- a CDS encoding LysR family transcriptional regulator; the encoded protein is METRELRYFVAVAEELHFGRAAQRLAIAQPPLSRAIQQLERRLGVVLLHRTSRAISLTDAGSVLLQEARLALEAVEAAERRTRRAAADRPGIVLAAKAGASTELLSKLLHAYAAEPGAVTVEVMLCGPGRTEGLLRTGRADVALLHRPYDTTAGFDTEDLYTEPQVVVLPAGHPLANRTHISSAEVSTRTNLPLPRWPARDGSYPDGPGPQVRDHTQLLQLIALGLACAVVPESLRTQLRDDHAVVPVPDAPLVTTVIAWPPHSRSTAVADLVHTATRL